The sequence TAAAACTTTTGATTCATACTTATATCTTATCAAAAATGCAGGTAAAATTAGTATTTACAAATATGAAAAAATTAACTATGTAGAAGCTAGACCTGCTGTTAACACATATGACACAGGATCTCCTGCTGAATATAAAAGAGCATCAGATTCATTTTACATTAAAGTTGGAGATAAAGTTTCTGAATTACCTACAAAACAAAAAGATTATATCAAAATGTTCCCTGGTAAAGAATCAGAAATTAAAGAATATTTTAAATCAAACAAAATTAATTTCAAAGACAACGCTGACTTAACTAAACTAGCAATGTTTTTAAATTCAATTTCATAACAAAAAATCTTCCTTTTTGGAAGATTTTTTATTCATTAATTTCAGCCATAATTTCTGAAAAATAAGTCATTGAAAGTTTTCGAGCTTCTAAATCATAAACTGGGCAACTCATCATTAATTCACTACAAGGAATTTTTTCTAAGAAATTAGTTAATTCACGTTTAACAATTTCTTTTGTTCCAATAAACGAACAAGTCAACATTTGACGTACCATCGCTTCTTCATTTACAGACCAAACATTGTCCATGGAGTCAATTGGTGGTTGCATCTTTTTACGTTCATTTCTAATAATTCCTAAAAACATCATATAAAAAGAAGTAGCTAATTTTTGAGCTTCTTGCAAAGAATCCGCTACAATAACATTGATACAAGCTAAATTATAAGGTTTCTCTAAGACATCATTTACTTGAAAATTTTCTTTATAAAAATTAAAAGCTGCTTTAATTTGCCCTGGTGCAAAATGACTTGCAAATGCATACGGCAAACCAAACGAAGCAGCTAATACTGAACTTTCTGTACTTGAACCTAAAATCCAAATGGGAATATCAACTCCTTCGCCCGGAATTGCACGAACTTTAGAATTACGATTATTTGAAGATAAAAATTGCTGAAGCAAGGAAACGTTTTTGGGGAAATTTTGAGCGTTTTCATAAAAATCAGGTCGTATGTACGAAGCCGTCAATTGGTCTGTTCCTGGTGCTCGTCCTAAACCAAGGTCAATTCGATTTGGATATAAAGTTGCTAAAGTTCCAAATTGTTCAGCAACTACTAATGGCGAATGATTAGGTAACATTAAACCACCTGAACCAACACGAATTGTTTTTGTATTTGCCGCAACAAACCCAATTAAAATAGAAGTTGCAGAACTTGCTACACCATCCATATTATGATGCTCTGCCAACCAAAATCGTTCAAATCCTAATAGTTCGGCGCATTTAGCAGATTCTAAAGTTTTATCAAAAGTTTCAGCAATAGTTGCATCCTCAGTTACATAAGCTAAATCTAAAAAAGAATATTTAACCATCTTTGTTTTTTCAATAAATTTAAACTTTATAAAATAATTAATTTAAAATGTTTTCTTAAAAAAAATCATTTCATAAATTATTTCAACTTGTAAATACGTCTGTTTTTACTTACTTTTAATGAAAATCAAAATATAAAAATGGATTTATTTTTACTTACTTTCGCAGCACTTTTTTCAGTGATAAATCCACTTGGAAGCGTTCCGATTTTTCTTGGTTTAACTCAAGATGATTCAAAAGAGTCTAAAAACAAAACAGCACTTTGGGCGGCTATAAATGTTTGTATCATTTTAATTATCTCGTTTTTTATTGGAGAATATGTCTTAAAATTCTTTGGAATTAGCATTGATGTTTTACGAATCGCCGGTGGAATTGTTATTTGTACTTCCGGTTTTGGATTACTTTCGGGTACTTTTAGCAAAAAAAGAGGTGTGAGCAAAAAAGTTACCAACGATGCGCAACATCGAAGTGATATTGCATTGACGCCATTAGCAATACCAATGATGGCAGGACCTGGTTCAATGTCGTTACTAATCGCGATGTACCAAGATTATCCTGAATATCAAGACAAAGCCATTATTGTTGGTTCAATTTTAATTTTATCTTTAACTGTTTTTTTGATTTTACGAAGTGCAAACTTTTTATCGAAATTTTTAGGAGCTTCTGGAATTGTAGCTATTTCAAGAATCATAGGTTTCTTGGTTTTAGCAATTGGAGTTCAGTACATTGTTAATTCGTTAGTTGCAATTTTTAAAATATAACAAAAAAAGGTTTCTAAATTTAGAAACCTTTTTAATTTATTATTCTTGAGGTAAGAAAATTTCGGCTAACATACAACGAGCACTTCCACCACCACAAGCTTCAATCGTATCTAGTGATGAATGTAGGATTTCGCAATGTTTCTCTATCGCTTGAATCTGACCTTTATTTAAACTATTATAAGCTTGTGTACTCATAACTAAATATTTCTTATTATCAGCACCTAAAACCTGAAGCATATTTCCAGCAAAATTATTTACTTGATCTTCGGTAATATAAATAATTTCTTTCCCTGATTTTTTTAGATGATCTAAAACGATTTTACGTTCTTGTTTATCATCAATACAATCTGCACAAATTACTGCAAATTCATCAGCAACACACATCATTACATTGGTGTGATAGATTAATTTTCTACCATCTGGTGTATCTTGATAAGCTTCAAAAATAACTGGATCAGAAAAGAATTCTTCACAAAATTCAATAATCAATTCTTCATCTGCACGTGGAGAAAGTGCTGCATAAACCTTTTCGTTCTCACGGTCTAGAATCATACTTCCTGTTCCTTCTAAGAAAATATTATCTTCTTCGGCCGAAGTATAATCAATAATATTTTCGATTTTGAAACCTTTTTCTTCTAACATATCCAAAATATCTTCACGACGTTCTTGTCTGCGATTTTCAGCAAACATCGGATATAAAACTACATCGCCGTTATCGTGAAAAGAAATCCAATTGTTTGGAAAAATACTATCTGGAGTATTTGGTTCTAAAGTATCATCAACTACAATTACATTAACTCCAACAGAACGTAATTTATCAACAAAAGCATCAAACTCTTGTTGTGCTTTTGCGTTTACAGTTGCAGGAGTTGTGTTTTCTAATACTTTTTGATAATAATTATTTACAGCCGTTTGCTCATTCATACGAAAAGCAACTGGTCGTATCATTAATACAGAATTGGTTATCTGACTCATTTTAATCTCTAATTAAGGGTAAAGTTGAACAACGTAATAAGCCTTCTTGTTTTGAAATTTCTGCATACGGAATTTCCTCAACAACAAAACCGTTTTCACGAAGCCAATTATTTAATCGTGTAAACTTCTTTTCCGAAACTACAACATTTTTATCAATTGAAAAAACATTTGAAAACATATGATACATTTCTTCTCTATCGATGTGAAAAAGATTTTCTATACCAAACAAATCAACTAAATATTGATAATCCGCTTCATCCAGAAAACCTTCGCGATGAATAATTGCTTTATTATCTCCTACAGGTTGAAAACAACAATCTAAATGTAACGCATTATCTCTTGGTTCAGTTCTCGACTTACTTAAGTTGAACTCTTTTACAATTTTATTCGGAAACAAATTCTTGATATATTCAACTCCATGCATATTTGTACGAGCAGTAATATAATCTTTGTAATCAGAACCTTTGTAAGTTCCGATAAAAATATAATCATTCCAAAGCATAACATCACCTCCTTCGATATGAACTTCTTCTGGAGGACGAACTACTTTTGTAGGGTCCATCTTATCAATCACATAATTTACAGCATCTAGTTCATTTTCGCGATCTGGTAAAATATTAGCTTTCACGAAAATATCATCAATCACAAAACCGATATCACGTGTGAAAATTTGGTTACAATTTTCAATTATTTCAGGACGAAAAACTTTAACATCGTATTTCTGAAAAACTTGATTAAAAGCTTCCATTTCTTGAATCATATCATCTTCTGTTGGATATGTTCCGGCTTTAATATGCTCTAATGATTTAGGATCGTAAGCTTCTTCAATTGTAGGTGTAGGACCATTACTAATTGCGGTTCCTAAAACCACTGCCCTTAACCTCGAGGACTCATTTTTTACATTTAACTGTAACATAACGGGTGTTTTTTCACAAATATATAAAATGAAAACGCATTTCAAAGCATTTTTTAAATTATATATATAAATAAACGACAAAAGCCAGATGATAAGTCTGGCTTTTGAAGAGTTTATAAATAAAAATTGTATCTGTTTATCGTTCATTCATTTTTTTAAAAGAACGTAATGGCTCACCTACATATACTTGACGAGGGCGTCCGATTGGTTCTTTGTTAACACGCATTTCTTTCCATTGAGCAATCCAACCTGGTAAACGTCCGATTGCGAACATTACAGTGAACATTTCAGTTGGAATTCCTAAAGCACGGTAAATAATTCCTGAATAGAAATCTACATTTGGATATAAATTTCTAGCAACGAAATACTCATCTTTTAATGCTTTTTCTTCTAAATCTTTAGCGATTCTTAATATTGGATCATTAACTCCTAACTCAGCTAACACTTCATCAGCAGCTTTTTTAATGATACGAGCACGTGGATCGAAGTTTTTGTAAACTCTATGTCCGAATCCCATTAAACGGAATGGATCATTTTTATCTTTCGCTTTCGCTAAGAATTTATCTGCGTCACCACCATCGTTTTGGATTTCTTCTAACATTTCTAAAACCGCTTGGTTTGCACCACCATGTAATGGTCCCCAAAGAGCTGAAACACCTGAAGAAATTGAAGCAAATAATCCTGCATGAGAAGAACCAACCATTCTTACTGTAGAAGTTGAACAGTTTTGTTCGTGATCTGCGTGTAAGATGAATAATTTATCAATAGCGTTTAAAACCGTTTTATTGATTGTGTAAGGCCCTGTTGGTAATTCGAACATTAAACGTAAGAAATTATCAACATAGGGTTTTGTATTATCATAATAATTCAATGGATATCCTTTAGCTTTTCTGTATGTCCAAGTGGCAATTACTAAAAATTTACCCATTGTTTTACAAATAGCTTCGTACATTTTCTCGTCATTTTCAACATTAACAACACCTGGATTGAACGCTGTTAAAGCACAAGTCAATGAAGATAAAACTCCCATTGGATGCGCATTCTTAGGGAAACCATCGATGATATTTTTCATCTCTTCGTTTACTAATGTATGCTTACGGATATCGTTTTCAAATTTTTCTATCTGATCTTGAGTTGGTAATTCTCCAAAGATAATTAAATAAGAAACCTCTAAAAAGTTAGAATTTTCAGCTAATTCTTCGATAGAATAACCTCTATAACGTAAAATTCCTTCTTCACCATCTAAGAAAGTAATTGCACTTTTACAAGAGCCTGAATTTTTGTATCCTGGATCCAAAGTTATTGCCCCAGTTAAAGCTCGTAGCTTCTCAATGTCGATAGCAACTTCGTTTTCACTACCTACGATTAAAGGTAGATCAACTTTTTTGCCATCTATCTCTAAAGTTGCATTTTTTGACATATTATAAATTATTTGTTTTTTTATTGCTAACAGCGAATTTACGTATTTTCTTTGAAAACAAACCAAAAAAAAAGAAAATAAAAACTAAAAAAGTCTTTAAATTTATTCGAATATCATAGCGTTTAAATACATTTAACAAAATTTAAACAAAAGATTTTAAGAAAAAAATAAATATTCTTCAATATAACAATCAAAATAACTTTAATATCGATTAATTTACTTTTCTATAGCTAAATATTGCTAAATAACATAAAAAATGCACCTTGTTTCCAAGATGCATAAAATTTAACTATTTACAACAATTACTTTACCTTAAATGCTTTCATTTGAGGATAATAAGCAACTGAATCCAACTCTTCTTCAATACGTAATAATTGGTTATATTTTGACATACGATCTGAACGAGAAGCTGAACCGGTTTTAATTTGCCCACAATTTAAAGCAACAGCTAAATCTGCGATTGTATTATCTTCAGTTTCACCAGAACGGTGAGACATTACAGAAGTAAAACCAGCATTATGTGCCATATTTACAGCAGCAATTGTTTCAGACAAAGTACCAATTTGATTTACTTTAATTAAAATTGAATTTGCTATATTTTCTTCAACTCCTCTAGATAAACGCTCAACATTAGTTACAAATAAATCATCTCCAACTAATTGAACTTTATCACCGATTTTCTCTGTTAAATATTTCCAACCAGCCCAATCATCTTCATACATACCATCTTCAATAGAAATAATTGGGTATTTTGAAGCTAATTCAGCTAAATAATCTGCTTGTTCTTCAGAAGTTCGAACCACTCCTTTATCACCTTCAAATTTTGTATAATCGTATTTTCCGTTTACATAGAATTCAGAAGCTGCACAATCCAAAGCAATCATAATATCTTTTCCAAAAACATATCCTGCATTTTCAACTGCTAACTTGATTGAATCTAAAGCATCTTCAGTTCCACCAGCTAAATTTGGTGCAAAACCACCTTCGTCTCCAACAGCTGTAGATAAATTTCTATCGTGTAAAACTTTCTTTAAATTATGGAAAATTTCAGTTCCCATTTGCATTGCTTCAGTGAAATTCTTAGCCAGAACAGGCATAATCATAAACTCCTGAAATGCAATTGGAGCATCCGAATGTGAACCACCGTTAATAATATTCATCATTGGAACAGGTAATGTATTCGCAGAAACACCACC comes from Flavobacterium sp. I3-2 and encodes:
- a CDS encoding LLM class flavin-dependent oxidoreductase, with the protein product MVKYSFLDLAYVTEDATIAETFDKTLESAKCAELLGFERFWLAEHHNMDGVASSATSILIGFVAANTKTIRVGSGGLMLPNHSPLVVAEQFGTLATLYPNRIDLGLGRAPGTDQLTASYIRPDFYENAQNFPKNVSLLQQFLSSNNRNSKVRAIPGEGVDIPIWILGSSTESSVLAASFGLPYAFASHFAPGQIKAAFNFYKENFQVNDVLEKPYNLACINVIVADSLQEAQKLATSFYMMFLGIIRNERKKMQPPIDSMDNVWSVNEEAMVRQMLTCSFIGTKEIVKRELTNFLEKIPCSELMMSCPVYDLEARKLSMTYFSEIMAEINE
- a CDS encoding MarC family NAAT transporter: MDLFLLTFAALFSVINPLGSVPIFLGLTQDDSKESKNKTALWAAINVCIILIISFFIGEYVLKFFGISIDVLRIAGGIVICTSGFGLLSGTFSKKRGVSKKVTNDAQHRSDIALTPLAIPMMAGPGSMSLLIAMYQDYPEYQDKAIIVGSILILSLTVFLILRSANFLSKFLGASGIVAISRIIGFLVLAIGVQYIVNSLVAIFKI
- the ctlX gene encoding citrulline utilization hydrolase CtlX; this encodes MSQITNSVLMIRPVAFRMNEQTAVNNYYQKVLENTTPATVNAKAQQEFDAFVDKLRSVGVNVIVVDDTLEPNTPDSIFPNNWISFHDNGDVVLYPMFAENRRQERREDILDMLEEKGFKIENIIDYTSAEEDNIFLEGTGSMILDRENEKVYAALSPRADEELIIEFCEEFFSDPVIFEAYQDTPDGRKLIYHTNVMMCVADEFAVICADCIDDKQERKIVLDHLKKSGKEIIYITEDQVNNFAGNMLQVLGADNKKYLVMSTQAYNSLNKGQIQAIEKHCEILHSSLDTIEACGGGSARCMLAEIFLPQE
- a CDS encoding dimethylarginine dimethylaminohydrolase family protein produces the protein MLQLNVKNESSRLRAVVLGTAISNGPTPTIEEAYDPKSLEHIKAGTYPTEDDMIQEMEAFNQVFQKYDVKVFRPEIIENCNQIFTRDIGFVIDDIFVKANILPDRENELDAVNYVIDKMDPTKVVRPPEEVHIEGGDVMLWNDYIFIGTYKGSDYKDYITARTNMHGVEYIKNLFPNKIVKEFNLSKSRTEPRDNALHLDCCFQPVGDNKAIIHREGFLDEADYQYLVDLFGIENLFHIDREEMYHMFSNVFSIDKNVVVSEKKFTRLNNWLRENGFVVEEIPYAEISKQEGLLRCSTLPLIRD
- a CDS encoding citrate synthase, which produces MSKNATLEIDGKKVDLPLIVGSENEVAIDIEKLRALTGAITLDPGYKNSGSCKSAITFLDGEEGILRYRGYSIEELAENSNFLEVSYLIIFGELPTQDQIEKFENDIRKHTLVNEEMKNIIDGFPKNAHPMGVLSSLTCALTAFNPGVVNVENDEKMYEAICKTMGKFLVIATWTYRKAKGYPLNYYDNTKPYVDNFLRLMFELPTGPYTINKTVLNAIDKLFILHADHEQNCSTSTVRMVGSSHAGLFASISSGVSALWGPLHGGANQAVLEMLEEIQNDGGDADKFLAKAKDKNDPFRLMGFGHRVYKNFDPRARIIKKAADEVLAELGVNDPILRIAKDLEEKALKDEYFVARNLYPNVDFYSGIIYRALGIPTEMFTVMFAIGRLPGWIAQWKEMRVNKEPIGRPRQVYVGEPLRSFKKMNER
- the eno gene encoding phosphopyruvate hydratase gives rise to the protein MSTIVKIHARQILDSRGNPTVEVDVVTENGILGRAAVPSGASTGEHEAVELRDGGKTWMGKGVSKAVENVNTTIAENIIGFDVFEQNAIDQAMIELDGTSNKSNLGANAILGVSLAVAKAAANELGLPLYRYIGGVSANTLPVPMMNIINGGSHSDAPIAFQEFMIMPVLAKNFTEAMQMGTEIFHNLKKVLHDRNLSTAVGDEGGFAPNLAGGTEDALDSIKLAVENAGYVFGKDIMIALDCAASEFYVNGKYDYTKFEGDKGVVRTSEEQADYLAELASKYPIISIEDGMYEDDWAGWKYLTEKIGDKVQLVGDDLFVTNVERLSRGVEENIANSILIKVNQIGTLSETIAAVNMAHNAGFTSVMSHRSGETEDNTIADLAVALNCGQIKTGSASRSDRMSKYNQLLRIEEELDSVAYYPQMKAFKVK